The Psychrobacter sp. 28M-43 genome segment ATGCCAATTACTGCTAAAAGTAGTGCGTACGTATTTAGAAAATCGAGGTCAACGATGAGTGTTCTATTTGTTTCTGGTATCGATACCGATATTGGTAAAACCTATGCTACTGGACTGCTTGCCAAAGCGCTTATGCAGCAAGGCTTAAATGTCATTACTCAAAAGTTAGTGCAAACGGGCGTATCGATTAATCCAAATAATGGTGAGATGAATATTGCTGATGATATCATTACTCATCGTCAACTTATGGACATTTCTTTACAGCCATGTGATCTCGATTTTACGACTTGTACTCATCGTTATAAGAAGCCAGCGTCTCCTCATCTGGCTACTAAATTATTAGGGGAAACACTTGATCCTGATATGATTACCAATGCTACTAAGCGCCTGCAATCTGAGTATGAGCTGGTACTACTAGAAGGTGCAGGTGGTTTGCTTGTGCCCATTACAGAGAATCTACTGATATTAGATTATATTGCCGAGCAAGGCTATCCTATTGTCTTGGTCACCTCTGGTCGATTGGGCAGCATCAATCACACTTTGCTGAGTTTAGAAGCTATAAAATCGCGAGGATTAATAGTACATAGCATAATTTATAATCATATTCATGATGATGCTGAGCAAACGGATACTGAAATCGCAAATAGTACTATTGAGTTTCTACGAGAATATTTGGACAATCATTATCCCGAAGCGCATTGGCTACAAATACCGTATCTAAAAGATAATCTGGTCGGTAATATTGACACACTACCAGCAAATTTTGTTTAGCCTATTTATGTTGTCCACAAAAATAAATCCAAAAGACATTCGCAGGCAGTCATAAGTTTGCTATACTAGTGCGCTTGGTAGACTAGGCGATCGCCGCTGCACACTGGCAACAGATGAGCAGGGGAGGAAAGTCCGGGCTACAT includes the following:
- the bioD gene encoding dethiobiotin synthase, with the protein product MSVLFVSGIDTDIGKTYATGLLAKALMQQGLNVITQKLVQTGVSINPNNGEMNIADDIITHRQLMDISLQPCDLDFTTCTHRYKKPASPHLATKLLGETLDPDMITNATKRLQSEYELVLLEGAGGLLVPITENLLILDYIAEQGYPIVLVTSGRLGSINHTLLSLEAIKSRGLIVHSIIYNHIHDDAEQTDTEIANSTIEFLREYLDNHYPEAHWLQIPYLKDNLVGNIDTLPANFV